In the genome of Ureibacillus sp. FSL W7-1570, the window CTGAGTATTCAAATGAGATTTTAATCACTTTTGCCCTGTCAATGTTGTTTAGCGCATTTGGAGCGAAAGCCCTTGGCATGCATATCAAAAAACAAATTTTTGGACTTGAACCCCATGAAATTGCAAAACTCTATGTGGAGCGGACGGAAACCTTCAATTCCATGCATGACGGAATCATTGCCATCGACCAGGATTTGAAGATCACCATTTTTAATCAAAAGGCTTGCGAAATCTTGGGCGTGGATCTGGAACCTTCCCAATGCATCGGAAAAAGGATCGAAGACGTGATTCCTGACACAAGGCTGCCGGAAATTGTGTATTCCAAAAAACCGGTGTATGACCAGGAAATTTTTGTGAACAACCACAGCATTTTAAGCAACCGCATCCCCATTTCCGTAGATGGGCAAGTGGTGGGAGCCGTGGCGGTATTCAAAGACTTGACGGCCTTCAAAAAAATGGCGGAAGAATTGACGGGCGTCAAAGCTTATGTACAAGCATTGCGTGTCCAAACCCATGAATACAAAAACAAACTCCATACCATTGCGGGGCTGTTGCATTTAGGACGGACAAAACAAGCGCTCGAATACTTATCCCAAGTATCGAGCCAACATGATAATGTCACAAAATTTCTGAATGAACGGATTTATAATGAGAATATCTCCGGCCTATTGTTAGGCAAAATCATCCGTGGACAGGAATTGGGGATCAGGGTTACCATCGATAAAGAAAGCCGTTTTACCAGATTTCCTGAAAAGCTGGATTATCATGATTTTGTGGTATTATTGGGCAATTTGATTGAAAACGCCTTTGATGCGTTGATCATGGCCAATAAAGACGAAAAAGAAATCCACATTTCAATCGATGACCGGGATGAAGTCCTCGCGATCGAAGTGAGTGACAACGGCATCGGCATGACGGAAGAAGTGAAGTCGCAAATTTTTGAAAGAGGTTATTCTACAAAAGAAAAAGAAAATCGTGGAATCGGGTTGTACCTGGTGAAAGAAATTGTGAAAAAAGGAAATGGTGTCATCGAAGTGTACAGCGAACCTGACAAAGGAACCACATTCTTGATATCATTCAATTTTTAGGAGGATTTCATGGCAATTAAAGTGTTATTGATCGAAGACGATCCAATGGTTAGGGAAGTCAATCGGCAATTTATTGAAAAAGTGGAAGACTTTGAAGTCATTGCCATGTGCAAAAATGGCGTCGAAGGTTTTCAAAAAATCCTGGAATGTAAACCGGATTTGGTATTCATGGATATATTCATGCCCGAACAGGACGGACTCTCCACTTTAAGAAAAATCCGGTCGGAAAATTTGCCTGTGGATTGTATTGCCGTCACAGCGGCGAATGATTTGCAAACCATTCAGCAAATTTTGCACTTGGGCGTGTACGACTATATTATGAAACCCTTCACCTTCGAACGGATGCAGCAAACGTTGTTGAATTATAAAAAGTTTAAACATGTCAGTGCCGAAACACGGATTTTGAATCAGGAAGAGTTGGACAACCTTATTCATCCCCATGGGAACATGGAAAACCGGGAAACAAAGAGCGGCCATTTGCCCGAGGAACTTCCGAAGGGGTTCAACCGTTCAACGCTCAATAAAGTCCTCCACTATCTGAAAGAAGCAGAAAATGGGGCCTCCGCCGATGATGTGGCGGCAGCCATCGGGGTGGCAAGAGTCACGGCAAGACGGTATCTGGATTTTTTGGAAAAGCAAAATATGGTGAGTGTCGATGTGCATTATGGCGGCATCGGAAGACCCATCAACCAATACTTTATTCAGAAGGATAATTGAGCATAAAAATAAAGGATTTTATATATTAGAGTCCGCTAATATATAAAATCCTTTTATATTTTCTCCCATTATTCTTCGGGCAGAATTTTCTTCACCGGTTTCGGCTCTTTGATTTTCGGAAGGATTTTATCAAGGGTCACTGTGCGTTTAATTTCATGGGTCGATGGGTCGTTTTTGTCGAACTTCTCCAAAAATGCAATGACTTCCTTGACAATCGGCGTTGGTGTGGAAGCTCCTGCCGTCACCGCCACCTTCTCCGCATCCATTAACCATTCGATTTTCAATTCGGATAGATCGGCGATTCGGTATGCGGGTGTTCCCGCAATTTCTTCCGACACTTGTTTTAACCGGTTAGTATTGTTGGAGCGGGGATCGCCGACAACGATGACGACATCCGCTTCTTTTGCCTGCTGTGCGACCGCTTCCTGCCGCACTTGAGTGGCCATGCAGATTTCTTTATGTTCCTCGACATGAGGATATTTTTCTTTGATGTAATCCATCAAATGTTTAACATCCCATTGGCTCATCGTTGTTTGATTTGTCACAAGGAGTTTATCGTTCTGCAAATTCAAGTTATCAATGTCTTCTTTATTTTCCACTAAATAAACATGATCAGGTGCGACTCCGATGGCCCCTTCAGGCTCGGGATGGTTTTTCTTTCCAATATATATGATATCATAACCTTCTTTGACTTTTTCCCGGATTAAATCATGGGTCACCGTCACGTCAGGACATGTTGCATCGATGGCCACAAGTCCTTTTCTTTTCGCAATTTCCCGCACTTCCGGTGATACCCCATGGGCAGTGAAAATGACTGTCCCTTTCTCCACTTTTTCGATGATTTCTTTCCGGTTTTCGCCGTCAAGTGTAATGATGCCTTCCTTTTCAAAGGCATCCACCACATGTTTATTATGAACAATCATTCCTAAAATGTAGATTGGTCGTGGCAATGTTTTATCCAATGAAGCGTTTCTTGCAATGACCATTGCGTCCACTACGCCATAGCAATAGCCACGAGGATTTATTTTAATGACTTCCATCGTGTCAACTCCTTTTGTTGGTACATAGCTTTATTATAACGGAGCTGGACACTGAATACAAAGCTTCTATTCTAAATGATCGAAAGGCGGTTGATAGATTTTCGGAACGGATGGTCTCGTTTCATAGGATGGTCTTTGGCTTCTTCCATTTTGGTTCGATTGGCCGGATGGTGGCTGATTTCTTCCCCGTTCAATTCCTGGGCCGCCTTGTGACGGGATTCCTTGAAACCCTTTGTACAGCTTCCATAATGCAGGCAAATTCCGGAGCATCGGAGCAGCTTGCTGGATATATGGTTGGAAACTTTGGGCAGTCGCCAAAAAGCGGTTGGCCGTTTCCAGCAGCGAATCCAGTCTTGCTGTTCCTTTTGGCGGCGCGAAACCAGGAGGCATTTGTGGCGGAAATGGTCCAGGTCTATAGCCAAATTGTGGCGGACTTGGTATGAAATGATTCGGTCTTCCTGGCGGCATCTGGTAAGGAAAATGATGTGGTCGCATGGAAATCTCCTTTCTGTTTGATGCAAATGACGTAAGTCTTCTAAAAGCTATCATATGCAAACGGTCAGTGAAAGGTACAGCACCTATGATTGTCTTCCATGGGAGATCATTTGCTTTTTACTTCATTGGCGATGATGCCCTCCTTTCGGCGATTATCCTCGCTCGATTGGCGATTATCTTTCAAACTTTGGCGATTATCGCCTTGCATCAAATTAATTTTGGTTTTGCGATTCTCCGAAAATAAAAAAGAGCAAATGAAGAAAACCATCGCTTCCTTCATTCGCTCCAAGAGGATTGTTTGGACATACATATTTCATTGTTACCCACATTAAATAAAAATAAACGGCTCTGTATTTACTTCCGATTCGATAAATTCCACATCGAGTTTCCCTTCTTTGCAAAGGGCGGTCATTTTTTCTTTAACCCCTTTGATCATCACTTTTTCCACATGATGGCCAGGGTCGACAATATTTAAGCCGATCGCTTGGGCGTCTTGTGCCACATGGAAATACATATCCCCTGTGACAAACACATCCGCACCGGCTCTTTTGGCGATGTGAATATATTTATTTCCGTCGCCTCCAAGCACCGCGACTTTCGAAACCGTGTCATTTTCATTGCCCACGATGCGCACCATCGGAACATCCAATCGCTCTTTTACATATTCGGCGAATTGTCTTAAGCTCATCGGCTCCTTCAACGTGCCAATCCGCCCGATGCCGTATTCATTCGTTTCTTGCGCCAATGTGTAGAGGTCATAAGCCGGTTCCTCATATGGATGGGCGTTTAACATCGCTTTCAAAATCCGGTTTTTCATGGATGCCGGAAACACCACTTCGATTTTCTCTTCATCGGTCACTTCGATTTCGCCCACGTCCCCGATATAAGGATTGGCTCCCTCCAATGGACGGAAACGCCCCTTCCCGTCCGTGGAATAACTGCAGGAATCATAATTGCCGATTTTCCCTGCACCCGCTTTTGCAAGGACATAGCGCAGTTCATCCGCATGGTCTTCCGGAACAAATACAGCCAACTTCAT includes:
- a CDS encoding sensor histidine kinase yields the protein MNSKIMFLTFFIIAFSFFIAGSFVLGSMIKEREKEIGQRAMLVARTVANLPELKTSLQNENFGEASKKINQIVDEIRTINRAEYIVVMDMNRIKYSHPSKNQIGQISKSTDINAAFAEHYYLSKAKGEKGIMLRAFVPIMDENKQIGVTVVGYSLPTFSDFFSEYSNEILITFALSMLFSAFGAKALGMHIKKQIFGLEPHEIAKLYVERTETFNSMHDGIIAIDQDLKITIFNQKACEILGVDLEPSQCIGKRIEDVIPDTRLPEIVYSKKPVYDQEIFVNNHSILSNRIPISVDGQVVGAVAVFKDLTAFKKMAEELTGVKAYVQALRVQTHEYKNKLHTIAGLLHLGRTKQALEYLSQVSSQHDNVTKFLNERIYNENISGLLLGKIIRGQELGIRVTIDKESRFTRFPEKLDYHDFVVLLGNLIENAFDALIMANKDEKEIHISIDDRDEVLAIEVSDNGIGMTEEVKSQIFERGYSTKEKENRGIGLYLVKEIVKKGNGVIEVYSEPDKGTTFLISFNF
- a CDS encoding response regulator — translated: MAIKVLLIEDDPMVREVNRQFIEKVEDFEVIAMCKNGVEGFQKILECKPDLVFMDIFMPEQDGLSTLRKIRSENLPVDCIAVTAANDLQTIQQILHLGVYDYIMKPFTFERMQQTLLNYKKFKHVSAETRILNQEELDNLIHPHGNMENRETKSGHLPEELPKGFNRSTLNKVLHYLKEAENGASADDVAAAIGVARVTARRYLDFLEKQNMVSVDVHYGGIGRPINQYFIQKDN
- a CDS encoding 4-hydroxy-3-methylbut-2-enyl diphosphate reductase; translation: MEVIKINPRGYCYGVVDAMVIARNASLDKTLPRPIYILGMIVHNKHVVDAFEKEGIITLDGENRKEIIEKVEKGTVIFTAHGVSPEVREIAKRKGLVAIDATCPDVTVTHDLIREKVKEGYDIIYIGKKNHPEPEGAIGVAPDHVYLVENKEDIDNLNLQNDKLLVTNQTTMSQWDVKHLMDYIKEKYPHVEEHKEICMATQVRQEAVAQQAKEADVVIVVGDPRSNNTNRLKQVSEEIAGTPAYRIADLSELKIEWLMDAEKVAVTAGASTPTPIVKEVIAFLEKFDKNDPSTHEIKRTVTLDKILPKIKEPKPVKKILPEE
- the vrrA gene encoding VrrA/YqfQ family protein, whose protein sequence is MRPHHFPYQMPPGRPNHFIPSPPQFGYRPGPFPPQMPPGFAPPKGTARLDSLLETANRFLATAQSFQPYIQQAAPMLRNLPALWKLYKGFQGIPSQGGPGIERGRNQPPSGQSNQNGRSQRPSYETRPSVPKIYQPPFDHLE
- a CDS encoding Nif3-like dinuclear metal center hexameric protein; this translates as MKKANGNEIIQLFESWAPKKLACMENDPIGLAIGTLNKEVTKVLVTLDVNEAVADEAIEKGCQLIIAHHPPIFRKLSNLRTDTPSGKLYEKLLKNDIAVYAAHTNLDVAEGGVNDLLADALELENRGILEKTYSEHLMKLAVFVPEDHADELRYVLAKAGAGKIGNYDSCSYSTDGKGRFRPLEGANPYIGDVGEIEVTDEEKIEVVFPASMKNRILKAMLNAHPYEEPAYDLYTLAQETNEYGIGRIGTLKEPMSLRQFAEYVKERLDVPMVRIVGNENDTVSKVAVLGGDGNKYIHIAKRAGADVFVTGDMYFHVAQDAQAIGLNIVDPGHHVEKVMIKGVKEKMTALCKEGKLDVEFIESEVNTEPFIFI